The following proteins come from a genomic window of Pirellula staleyi DSM 6068:
- a CDS encoding alpha/beta hydrolase: MKRLLRLGLIVAIALAVTACSKSSDSKTTTQRPLTSDSAASQPSNLPAPVDVSQETPSASGASPYQPVEGPYQAAENPVPYSAPDLPGTSEPFSTTPPATDPSSPAPLEPVTDFAPGPTLSPELSPQPTPEPTGSGGSFPAADNPTYAPTAEAPAIDPSIPQLAAPDETITDPALINPLRTLKRSRYGTSGTVIELTPQAVVQDAPSAIDSADPLAEAPRMAQLNPLRIGRSMEPRSFAGESIPQLPGSSSPDASIPESSGDSVPEGTFPSPTDGSPEDQPATEPQLIEPPSTTPPPAGLAIAPEAAMPPQALTAPAMSLPPPAPVPLPAGAAPRVSAMMSEPELMEPGSEDIEPGSPLDLPPASAPVETVRVSPNGSAAAAPQSMTASITPLKAPAVAPKKEDDKPYDTVKVFYGTDRAPVVPPVITFVDHLRRFQTAIGALVLMLLTALIASLTKRTSIWSISIGSGVVAGALAIVAGYQSYNATVAARDTMLRYSTDRSKHGGLQLGICEVTIPKTHKRGELEGPTILKLEVREDLSKHIILKKTERLGDAVFYDQLKAQVDASPNKELFVFVHGFNVSFEDAARRTAQMAKDIDYQGAPVFYSWPAHDMFILTYPADENNVAWTTPHLKRFLIDIANYTEAKSINLIAHSMGSRALSQSLKEIATQYQADGRLFNQVILAAPDIDADDFKYNIAPAMKEAANRVTLYASNKDQALAVSQLVHRYPRAGDAGSDLVVVDGIDTIDVSAIDRSPWGHAYYGSSDPLLDDLKMLFASGLSPLDRKRIFTAELSGKKYYRLGAEASSTATSGMPLSR, encoded by the coding sequence ATGAAACGCCTCCTTCGCCTTGGCTTGATCGTCGCCATCGCGCTTGCGGTCACCGCCTGCAGCAAGTCGTCCGACAGCAAGACCACCACGCAGCGCCCCCTGACGTCCGATTCGGCAGCGTCGCAGCCAAGCAATCTGCCAGCACCAGTCGACGTCAGTCAAGAAACGCCCTCCGCGAGCGGAGCGAGCCCCTATCAGCCAGTGGAAGGCCCGTATCAAGCTGCCGAGAACCCAGTTCCCTACAGCGCGCCGGACTTGCCCGGTACTAGCGAGCCTTTCTCGACCACGCCACCAGCCACCGATCCCAGCAGCCCCGCGCCACTCGAACCGGTCACCGATTTTGCGCCGGGCCCGACCCTCAGTCCCGAGCTGAGCCCCCAGCCCACCCCTGAGCCAACCGGCAGCGGTGGGAGTTTTCCAGCGGCGGATAATCCAACCTACGCGCCGACAGCCGAGGCTCCAGCGATCGACCCTTCGATTCCACAGCTCGCTGCGCCTGACGAAACGATCACCGATCCAGCTCTGATCAATCCACTTCGCACGCTGAAGCGGAGCCGCTATGGCACCAGCGGAACGGTGATCGAGCTCACGCCCCAAGCGGTGGTGCAAGACGCTCCAAGCGCGATCGACTCGGCTGATCCGCTCGCCGAAGCGCCCCGCATGGCGCAGCTGAATCCGCTGCGCATTGGCCGCTCGATGGAGCCACGTAGCTTTGCTGGGGAATCGATTCCGCAGCTCCCCGGCAGTTCGTCCCCCGATGCCTCGATTCCAGAATCTTCGGGCGATTCGGTTCCTGAAGGGACCTTCCCATCGCCTACCGACGGATCTCCCGAAGATCAGCCCGCCACCGAACCGCAACTGATCGAGCCCCCCAGCACCACGCCACCACCGGCAGGTTTGGCGATTGCACCCGAAGCAGCCATGCCCCCGCAAGCGCTCACGGCTCCCGCAATGTCACTGCCCCCACCTGCTCCAGTTCCACTTCCCGCTGGCGCTGCGCCACGCGTTTCGGCAATGATGAGTGAGCCTGAATTGATGGAGCCTGGGAGCGAAGATATCGAGCCGGGCTCTCCGCTGGATCTTCCCCCAGCAAGCGCCCCTGTTGAAACGGTGCGCGTTAGCCCCAATGGCTCAGCTGCTGCTGCCCCCCAAAGCATGACTGCCAGCATCACTCCGCTGAAGGCTCCCGCTGTCGCGCCGAAAAAAGAAGACGACAAACCGTACGACACCGTGAAGGTCTTCTACGGCACCGATCGTGCGCCGGTGGTTCCTCCGGTCATCACCTTCGTCGATCACCTGCGACGTTTCCAAACAGCCATCGGCGCACTGGTGCTGATGCTCCTCACCGCGCTCATCGCCTCGCTCACCAAACGAACTTCCATTTGGAGCATCTCCATCGGTTCGGGTGTGGTCGCCGGCGCGCTGGCTATCGTGGCTGGTTATCAAAGCTATAACGCCACCGTGGCTGCTCGCGATACCATGCTGCGTTACTCCACCGATCGTAGTAAGCATGGTGGGCTCCAGCTTGGGATTTGCGAAGTCACGATTCCCAAAACGCACAAGCGCGGTGAACTCGAGGGTCCCACGATCCTGAAGCTCGAAGTCCGCGAAGATCTGTCGAAACATATCATCTTGAAAAAGACGGAACGTCTCGGCGATGCAGTCTTCTACGATCAGCTGAAGGCGCAAGTCGACGCCAGCCCGAACAAAGAACTGTTCGTCTTCGTGCACGGATTCAACGTCTCGTTTGAAGATGCAGCACGTCGTACCGCGCAGATGGCCAAGGATATCGACTACCAAGGTGCTCCCGTTTTCTATAGCTGGCCCGCGCACGACATGTTCATCCTGACCTATCCGGCGGATGAAAATAACGTGGCCTGGACCACGCCTCACCTGAAACGATTTTTGATCGACATTGCTAACTACACTGAGGCGAAGTCGATCAATTTGATTGCCCACAGCATGGGGAGCCGCGCCCTTTCGCAGTCGCTCAAAGAGATTGCCACGCAGTATCAAGCCGATGGCCGTCTCTTCAATCAAGTGATCCTGGCTGCCCCCGATATCGATGCCGACGACTTCAAATACAACATTGCTCCGGCGATGAAAGAAGCGGCCAATCGTGTCACGCTGTATGCCTCGAACAAAGATCAAGCGCTCGCTGTTTCGCAGCTTGTCCACCGCTATCCTCGCGCCGGTGATGCCGGCAGCGATCTGGTGGTCGTCGACGGAATCGACACCATCGATGTGTCGGCAATCGATCGCAGTCCTTGGGGACATGCGTATTACGGCAGCAGCGATCCACTCCTCGACGATCTGAAGATGCTGTTTGCCAGCGGACTATCGCCGCTCGATCGCAAACGGATTTTCACTGCCGAACTCTCGGGCAAAAAGTACTACCGGCTTGGGGCAGAAGCCTCCTCGACCGCCACCAGCGGCATGCCTCTCTCGCGGTAG
- the yegS gene encoding lipid kinase YegS: MTRARLVIHGLRAADPGVREAVKLVRDSGVDLDVRVTWEDGDATHFAREALQAGYDRVIAGGGDGTVNEVLAGMIDCRLAATAVSTTALAILPLGTANDFARSVGIPLQDPAAALTFACTAAPSMVDVGCVNDRLFLNVASGGFGADVTNRTPPQLKKALGGLAYSLVGIATALELVPYQCTLQSSDGTNPPTEQFDVAILAVGNGRQAGGGYQVTPRAKLTDGLLDLVLVPAVEVSNWMALAGEYMNPGQEALEHLIYRQLDAFALSFDRDLTLNLDGQPLVATEFQFRVLRGVLPLVIPADDINCGAMLS, from the coding sequence ATGACACGAGCACGGCTGGTAATTCACGGACTTCGCGCTGCTGATCCGGGCGTTCGTGAAGCGGTGAAATTGGTGCGGGATAGCGGCGTCGATCTCGACGTACGTGTGACGTGGGAAGATGGGGACGCCACGCACTTCGCGCGCGAAGCGCTGCAGGCTGGCTACGACCGCGTAATCGCAGGCGGAGGCGACGGCACCGTGAACGAAGTCCTCGCCGGGATGATCGATTGCAGGCTTGCTGCCACCGCCGTTTCCACCACCGCACTTGCGATTTTGCCACTCGGAACAGCGAACGATTTTGCTCGTTCGGTCGGCATTCCGCTGCAAGATCCCGCCGCTGCACTCACATTTGCTTGTACCGCTGCCCCCTCGATGGTCGATGTCGGCTGTGTGAACGATCGGCTGTTCCTGAACGTTGCCAGCGGCGGTTTTGGCGCTGATGTCACCAATCGCACCCCGCCCCAACTGAAGAAAGCGCTCGGCGGACTCGCTTATTCACTTGTCGGCATCGCAACAGCGCTCGAACTCGTTCCCTACCAATGCACCCTGCAAAGCTCCGACGGTACGAACCCTCCCACCGAGCAATTTGATGTCGCCATTCTGGCAGTCGGCAATGGTCGACAGGCAGGTGGTGGCTATCAAGTGACCCCGCGGGCCAAGCTCACCGATGGACTGCTCGATTTGGTCCTCGTTCCAGCCGTGGAAGTGAGCAACTGGATGGCGCTCGCCGGGGAATATATGAACCCCGGCCAAGAGGCGCTCGAGCACTTGATCTATCGCCAGCTCGATGCGTTTGCTTTGTCGTTCGATCGCGATCTGACACTCAACCTCGATGGCCAGCCGCTCGTTGCCACCGAATTTCAGTTTCGCGTGCTGCGGGGCGTTTTGCCCCTTGTGATTCCAGCCGACGATATCAACTGCGGCGCGATGCTCTCGTAA
- a CDS encoding DUF1475 family protein — MRTTLILIFSLFFVTLLAITVRATLLESITAVPSAVVSDPWFIATLADAYLSFLTFYCWVFYKERSWLARLGWLVAILLLGNMAISLYMLIAVIRLAPGDGPRELLLRQSAA; from the coding sequence ATGCGCACCACTTTGATCCTCATTTTCAGCCTCTTTTTTGTAACGCTCCTGGCGATCACGGTTCGCGCTACGCTCCTCGAGAGCATCACCGCAGTGCCGAGCGCGGTGGTGAGCGATCCCTGGTTCATCGCGACCCTTGCTGATGCGTACCTCAGCTTCCTGACCTTCTACTGCTGGGTCTTCTACAAAGAACGCTCGTGGCTCGCGCGGCTCGGCTGGCTGGTAGCGATCCTGCTGCTGGGGAACATGGCGATTTCGCTCTACATGCTGATCGCTGTCATTCGCCTTGCGCCCGGCGATGGACCGCGCGAACTTCTCCTGCGACAATCGGCGGCATGA
- a CDS encoding HTTM domain-containing protein has translation MAADVRNYWESLTTEIGETWNRFWFSPTDPIALSTLRIIVGAVATLYLVSFVPQLDHWLGPQSILPVSSVRVVLGEGVEEPIFRTSYLNLASSSTDVTILHLIAMIAAICLTLGVATRISSVVTLIAVLSTIHRVPMISSQLEPVLSLLLFYLCLAPCEAMAVDGWLLKRLGYTKYLETASSTRTAWAGVVTRMIQVHLAMFYAMMVTTKLNGEGWWDGNSVWFLLAQTHSRPLDLTFLRDYIYVLNAWTHAVVAFELSYSVLIWNRLLRPIILVWSILMWTLLALATGLFLFAITMIIAGLVFVEPATVRRWLRQPELA, from the coding sequence ATGGCAGCTGACGTGCGTAACTACTGGGAATCGCTGACGACTGAAATTGGCGAGACCTGGAATCGATTTTGGTTTTCCCCCACCGATCCGATCGCGCTGTCGACGCTGCGAATCATCGTCGGCGCGGTGGCAACCCTCTATCTCGTGTCGTTCGTGCCGCAGCTCGATCACTGGCTCGGTCCACAGTCGATTTTGCCGGTCTCGAGCGTTCGTGTGGTGCTTGGTGAAGGGGTCGAAGAGCCGATTTTTCGGACGTCGTACCTCAATCTCGCCAGCAGTTCGACCGACGTGACGATCCTGCATCTGATCGCGATGATCGCCGCGATTTGCCTGACGCTCGGTGTAGCCACACGCATCTCGTCGGTGGTGACGCTGATTGCTGTTCTCTCGACGATTCACCGCGTACCGATGATCAGCAGCCAGCTCGAGCCGGTCCTCTCGCTGTTGCTCTTCTACCTCTGTTTGGCCCCGTGCGAAGCGATGGCTGTCGACGGCTGGCTCCTGAAGCGGCTCGGCTACACGAAATACCTGGAAACAGCGTCGTCGACGCGCACCGCCTGGGCCGGTGTGGTGACACGCATGATTCAAGTCCATTTGGCCATGTTCTATGCCATGATGGTCACCACGAAGCTCAACGGCGAAGGTTGGTGGGATGGCAACAGCGTTTGGTTTTTGCTCGCGCAAACCCACTCGCGCCCGCTGGATCTCACGTTCCTGCGTGACTATATCTACGTGCTGAATGCCTGGACGCATGCCGTCGTCGCGTTCGAACTGAGCTACAGCGTGCTGATCTGGAATCGCCTCCTGCGGCCGATCATCCTGGTCTGGAGCATCCTGATGTGGACGCTGCTGGCCCTGGCCACCGGCCTGTTCCTGTTCGCGATCACCATGATCATCGCTGGCCTGGTGTTTGTGGAACCTGCCACCGTGCGGCGCTGGCTCCGTCAGCCGGAACTCGCTTAG
- a CDS encoding S41 family peptidase, with protein MPLRNLLVILLAAAVSIACYWRASRNRYVDNLTQAMNLIESQYVDEVELPKLYEGAMEGMVDQLDPYSGYTNPADYEKLLEDLDQEFGGIGIQVEVKPDTGRLTVMNPLPRTPAYEAGLKAGDVILSIGGQDTKSMTINDAVRLMRGKPGEPVTIGVLQRSSDRPIELTIKRAIIPIESVYGDLRKADGDWTFRLASHPEIGYIRIATFGERTSDELRVAIESLRSGEPKLASLVIDLRGNAGGLLRAAIETCDMFLNEGRIVSTNGRGDVQLSAFDASSGVEFPTELPIVVLVDQYSASASEIVAACLQDHDRAVICGQRSWGKGTVQNVIELGSGKNRSAMRLTVARYQRPSGKNIHKKTGAVDADDWGVRPNPKLEVNLTDAQFEQRLVNRRSRDLLSAEDAAAGKPTSETVAEASTDVPATIAPQGEEPPSSTGSSSESETPSDATSESPSETSETKPAENQPAEETPAASPKTTDKLPTPDPFAIDPQLAKAIAYLQSLEKK; from the coding sequence ATGCCGCTTCGCAATCTGCTCGTCATTTTGCTCGCTGCTGCCGTCTCGATCGCCTGCTACTGGCGAGCGAGCCGCAATCGCTACGTCGATAACCTGACGCAAGCGATGAACCTCATCGAATCGCAGTATGTCGACGAAGTCGAGCTACCCAAGCTCTACGAAGGGGCCATGGAAGGGATGGTCGATCAGCTCGACCCTTATAGCGGCTACACCAATCCGGCCGACTACGAAAAACTGCTCGAAGATCTCGATCAGGAGTTCGGTGGCATCGGCATTCAAGTGGAAGTGAAGCCCGACACCGGTCGGCTGACGGTGATGAATCCCTTGCCGCGCACCCCTGCCTATGAAGCGGGGCTGAAAGCGGGCGATGTGATCCTCTCGATCGGTGGCCAAGATACCAAGTCGATGACCATCAACGACGCGGTTCGTTTGATGCGCGGCAAACCGGGCGAACCAGTGACCATTGGTGTCTTGCAGCGCTCGAGCGACCGCCCGATCGAACTGACGATCAAACGCGCCATCATTCCGATCGAGTCGGTTTACGGCGACCTGCGAAAAGCGGATGGCGACTGGACCTTCCGACTCGCTTCGCATCCTGAAATTGGCTACATCCGCATCGCTACATTTGGCGAACGAACGAGCGACGAACTGCGTGTGGCGATTGAATCGCTCCGCAGCGGCGAGCCCAAGCTCGCAAGTCTCGTGATCGATCTGCGCGGCAATGCGGGGGGACTACTCCGGGCCGCGATTGAAACCTGCGACATGTTCCTCAACGAAGGACGAATCGTCAGCACCAATGGTCGCGGCGATGTGCAGCTGAGTGCCTTCGACGCTTCAAGCGGGGTCGAGTTTCCGACCGAGTTGCCGATCGTGGTGCTGGTCGATCAGTACTCGGCATCGGCGAGCGAAATTGTTGCCGCTTGCTTGCAGGATCACGACCGCGCGGTGATCTGCGGCCAACGCTCGTGGGGAAAAGGAACGGTTCAGAATGTGATCGAACTTGGCTCGGGAAAAAATCGCTCGGCGATGCGTTTGACCGTGGCCCGCTACCAGCGACCCAGTGGCAAAAATATCCATAAAAAGACCGGCGCCGTCGATGCCGATGACTGGGGAGTGCGCCCTAATCCCAAGCTCGAAGTGAATCTCACCGATGCCCAGTTCGAGCAGCGTTTGGTGAACCGTCGCAGCCGCGATTTGCTCAGCGCCGAAGATGCCGCTGCTGGTAAGCCGACGAGCGAAACAGTGGCTGAAGCTTCGACCGATGTTCCCGCCACCATCGCGCCGCAAGGGGAAGAACCACCCTCGTCGACAGGTTCGTCGTCGGAGAGTGAAACGCCAAGCGACGCGACGAGCGAATCGCCGAGCGAAACCTCAGAGACCAAGCCTGCAGAGAACCAGCCCGCCGAAGAAACCCCTGCAGCATCGCCGAAAACGACCGACAAGCTTCCTACGCCCGATCCGTTTGCCATCGATCCGCAGCTTGCCAAAGCCATTGCCTATCTGCAATCGCTCGAAAAGAAATAG
- a CDS encoding dipeptide epimerase, with the protein MQLKLHAFDLPLKHRFTISRETTTVQPTLIVELEHEGLSGFGEATSNPYYGATIEHMAAVLEAQRGSIESYDGSDPALFWRMMSMLLAGESFAHCALDQAAWDLCGKLEKKPVWELWGLSLDKVPASNFTIGIDTIDTMVAKLREMPGWPIYKIKLGRGQELEIVRALRADLTARGENPVLRVDANCGLTAEQVIPLAEELKTLGVEFIEQPLPADQLEAMRQLLPQSPLPLMADESCQVLADVEKCAGAFHGINIKLVKCGGLTPAKAMIARARELGLAVMVGCMTESTVGISAIAQLLPLLDYVDMDGAALLASDIATGVRVERGICHFSASPGCGVSLDRPSPVVGS; encoded by the coding sequence ATGCAACTCAAGCTCCACGCTTTTGATCTTCCGCTGAAACATCGCTTCACGATCAGTCGCGAGACCACCACCGTGCAGCCGACGCTGATTGTCGAGCTCGAGCACGAAGGTCTCTCAGGCTTTGGCGAAGCGACGTCGAATCCGTACTACGGCGCCACGATCGAGCATATGGCAGCGGTGCTCGAAGCGCAGCGTGGTTCGATCGAGTCGTACGACGGCAGCGATCCGGCCCTCTTTTGGCGGATGATGTCGATGCTGCTCGCTGGCGAATCGTTCGCCCACTGCGCGCTCGATCAGGCTGCCTGGGATTTGTGCGGCAAGCTCGAGAAAAAACCGGTGTGGGAACTTTGGGGGCTATCGCTCGACAAGGTTCCCGCGTCGAACTTCACGATCGGCATCGACACGATCGACACAATGGTCGCCAAACTGCGCGAGATGCCGGGCTGGCCGATCTACAAAATCAAACTCGGCCGTGGGCAAGAACTCGAGATCGTTCGCGCTCTGCGCGCCGATCTCACCGCGCGTGGAGAAAATCCAGTGCTCCGCGTCGATGCCAATTGTGGTCTCACCGCCGAGCAAGTGATTCCACTGGCCGAGGAGCTGAAAACGCTCGGCGTCGAGTTCATCGAGCAGCCACTGCCAGCCGATCAGCTGGAAGCGATGCGGCAACTTCTTCCTCAGTCGCCACTCCCGCTCATGGCCGACGAAAGTTGCCAGGTGCTGGCCGACGTCGAGAAGTGTGCCGGCGCCTTTCATGGCATCAACATCAAGCTGGTGAAGTGTGGCGGACTCACGCCGGCTAAAGCGATGATCGCGCGAGCGCGCGAGCTGGGTCTCGCGGTGATGGTGGGGTGCATGACTGAGTCGACCGTCGGCATTTCGGCGATTGCTCAGCTGCTGCCGCTCTTGGACTACGTCGACATGGATGGGGCGGCCCTTTTGGCCTCCGACATCGCCACGGGGGTTCGTGTGGAACGAGGAATTTGCCACTTTTCGGCTTCCCCTGGGTGTGGGGTGTCGCTCGATCGGCCTTCGCCGGTCGTAGGCTCTTAG
- a CDS encoding MOSC domain-containing protein produces MTAAASSPRIVSIQVGLPQECGTEGAADEHDTPWRTGFYKLPVAGPVQAKSLGIVGDGVADRVHHGGIDKAVLAYSADHYPVWNRDLRGSGLLATGEMTGGAFGENLSITGLGENDVCIGDLWQAGDVLLEVSQPRQPCWKLSRRWRIADLAAQVIRNGKSGWYVRVVREGTLTAGLELTLVARKHPTWTIARVNDVGYHQKKEIALATELAALPELAAAWREMFEDRVRKHRER; encoded by the coding sequence ATGACCGCCGCTGCTAGCTCGCCGCGTATCGTTTCTATCCAAGTGGGACTTCCCCAGGAGTGCGGCACCGAGGGGGCTGCCGACGAGCACGACACCCCGTGGCGAACCGGCTTCTACAAACTCCCTGTGGCAGGTCCGGTGCAGGCCAAATCGCTCGGGATCGTCGGCGATGGTGTGGCCGACCGGGTGCATCACGGAGGGATCGACAAAGCGGTGCTCGCTTACTCGGCAGATCACTATCCGGTGTGGAACCGCGATCTGCGGGGCAGCGGGCTGCTGGCGACCGGGGAGATGACCGGCGGCGCTTTTGGCGAGAACCTGTCGATCACCGGGCTCGGAGAGAACGACGTTTGTATCGGCGACCTGTGGCAAGCGGGGGACGTGCTGCTGGAAGTTTCGCAGCCCCGACAGCCGTGCTGGAAACTTTCGCGTCGCTGGCGGATCGCCGACCTCGCCGCGCAGGTGATTAGGAACGGCAAGAGTGGCTGGTATGTGCGTGTGGTGCGCGAGGGAACACTGACCGCTGGACTCGAGCTGACGCTTGTCGCGCGCAAACATCCCACCTGGACCATCGCCCGTGTGAACGATGTTGGTTACCACCAGAAGAAAGAGATCGCTTTGGCCACCGAGCTTGCCGCGCTTCCAGAACTCGCGGCTGCATGGCGCGAGATGTTCGAGGATCGTGTGCGAAAACATCGCGAGCGCTAA
- a CDS encoding sigma-70 family RNA polymerase sigma factor, with protein MITAIEDAARNEVVDLVLAAQTGDRAAFGQLFERFERHVLTIALRRLGDYAEAQELCQDVFIQAMTKIDQLRQPEAFAGWLRQITTRMAINRMVRRAPDRSTEPEALDAFCVENETPLETAIAGERQTHVREGLDRLGNLDRETLMAFYVDGRSLLEMSDDFDAPVGTIKRRLHVARKRLAREVEEFVA; from the coding sequence ATGATCACCGCAATCGAAGATGCAGCCCGAAATGAAGTAGTCGATCTCGTTCTCGCCGCTCAAACCGGCGACCGAGCCGCTTTTGGTCAACTGTTCGAGCGTTTCGAACGCCACGTCCTTACCATCGCACTGCGTCGACTCGGCGATTACGCCGAAGCGCAAGAGCTGTGCCAGGACGTGTTCATCCAGGCCATGACGAAGATTGATCAGCTCCGCCAGCCCGAAGCATTCGCCGGCTGGTTGCGTCAGATCACGACCCGCATGGCCATCAACCGGATGGTGCGTCGAGCTCCCGATCGTTCCACCGAGCCCGAAGCTCTCGACGCCTTTTGTGTAGAGAACGAAACCCCTCTCGAAACAGCCATCGCCGGCGAGCGTCAAACGCATGTCCGCGAGGGTCTCGATCGGCTGGGGAACCTCGACCGCGAAACGCTGATGGCGTTCTACGTCGATGGTCGTTCGCTGCTCGAAATGAGCGACGATTTCGACGCCCCCGTCGGAACCATCAAGCGTCGTCTGCACGTCGCCCGCAAGCGACTGGCCCGCGAGGTAGAAGAGTTCGTGGCCTAA
- a CDS encoding YbaK/EbsC family protein has protein sequence MSDSTILARLRSKLDAASAQYAVMEHAPVFTSEEAAAVRGTSLSSGAKALICKLDDRVVMFVMPASRKLSSKLVRQQKLGKSLRFLTREEVLALTSLAPGSIPPFGSLFGLTTYCDVALASETEINFNAGDHSVSIRLAFEEYRRVEQPTVIAIADEEPKS, from the coding sequence ATGTCAGACTCGACCATTCTTGCTCGATTGCGGAGCAAGCTCGATGCCGCCTCGGCCCAGTATGCCGTGATGGAGCATGCGCCGGTCTTCACGAGCGAGGAAGCAGCGGCGGTGCGTGGCACGAGCCTTTCGAGCGGTGCCAAGGCGCTGATTTGCAAGCTCGACGATCGGGTGGTGATGTTCGTGATGCCTGCCAGCCGCAAGCTTTCGAGCAAGCTTGTGCGTCAGCAGAAGCTTGGCAAAAGTTTGCGTTTTCTAACGCGCGAGGAAGTTCTCGCCCTGACGTCGCTTGCGCCGGGGAGCATTCCACCATTTGGCAGTTTGTTCGGCCTCACAACCTACTGCGATGTGGCGCTTGCCAGCGAGACCGAAATCAACTTCAACGCAGGGGATCACAGCGTGTCGATTCGCTTGGCGTTTGAAGAATATCGACGGGTCGAGCAGCCCACGGTGATCGCCATCGCTGATGAAGAGCCCAAGAGCTAA
- a CDS encoding response regulator: MKLEFPSLLITDDDRDFRTTLCDLFEDRGYHTIEAADGQEALDILERQVVHLLLVDMHMPRLTGLETLHAIRKVDMRMPFILLSAAMDPATEQQARAANAFQVLSKPVRLAEITRAVQLALDQTYGWNPGR, from the coding sequence GTGAAACTCGAGTTCCCCTCGCTCCTCATTACCGACGACGATCGCGACTTCCGCACCACTTTGTGCGACCTCTTCGAGGATCGTGGCTACCACACCATCGAAGCCGCCGACGGCCAAGAGGCGCTCGACATCCTCGAGCGGCAGGTGGTCCATCTGCTCCTCGTCGACATGCATATGCCGCGGCTGACAGGTCTCGAAACCTTGCATGCCATTCGCAAAGTCGACATGCGAATGCCCTTCATTTTGCTCTCGGCCGCCATGGACCCCGCCACCGAACAGCAGGCCCGCGCAGCGAACGCTTTTCAGGTCCTCAGCAAACCGGTCCGCCTTGCCGAGATCACCCGCGCTGTGCAACTCGCCCTCGACCAAACCTACGGCTGGAACCCCGGCCGGTAG